Proteins encoded in a region of the Drosophila gunungcola strain Sukarami chromosome 3L unlocalized genomic scaffold, Dgunungcola_SK_2 000005F, whole genome shotgun sequence genome:
- the LOC128259464 gene encoding LOW QUALITY PROTEIN: striatin-interacting protein 1 homolog (The sequence of the model RefSeq protein was modified relative to this genomic sequence to represent the inferred CDS: deleted 1 base in 1 codon), whose amino-acid sequence MYDHINAYKPAKLQCIQTGEAVVYHMAGLIKRFQKGRLSMDTHDADANCDGPDLDFVYSDVDGYQNEIAELYSYTEFSEFQLNVKAFEDQMELYDLPPNWQKQDSAAQRGIVMKLVDQLEVSDRSFRMQAARCILYLAQGCWAEVQSDEEQHQITRDNVLVLHQLGVFASFIDLLNMEIESACSPDIVAVKITNVTLVDSTDIRVILSVLYIITETVRDERDRGSEDYKELAESFAQEINSPLPDGELLAVKLLGMITRFCSGAAPQFPMKKVVLLLWKVSLLGLGGMDVLKNLKNEYRLKVGLEPITEDTLEVTKCMRASSPPATATDILENQYPKRNFKRSLMKQRFLDEPEQIDMEMSGNEGQSNNANNGSGNGGNGEEELSQYYRPYDDPSSSASTTSTANPNNQPSLTQPPAAVPPVQITARLPWTPKVRQKDIDQFLDISRNKFIGYSLIGDHESLAGLPQPIHEGFKTLQRHMYMSLADVQIKKEEDIARNPISTHEDEIKLTPAEVLYQAILPNLPQYMIALLKVLLAASPTSKSKTESINIMADVLPKKLPQTATQSTKLTVDMGRHKEIIVKAVSAIILLYLKHFKINHVYQFEFMSQHLVFANCIPLVLKFFNQTITEYVNTKNSIPLLDFPSCVIGEQPDLSGDSFVYGGEMSDKPYSWRNVFSCINLLRILNKLIKWKHSRVMMLVVFKSAPILKKTLKVRHAMMQLYVLKLLKMQTKYLGRQWRKSNMKTMSAIYSKVRHRLNDDWAFGNDLESRPWDFQAEECTLRACVDRFNLRRYPEATQKCGNNGTAAQNAENAQQSNMMAGNNGCGGNNGEANGYGNNGGGGGGNGGHNQQQQLNDYGVEGGFPSDEILTHSDFAFFGHSGWWDRKVELTDYFKANYAVWLEEEVYNSQTDWDAL is encoded by the exons ATGTACGATCACATAAACGCCTACAAACCGGCCAAGTTGCAGTGCATCCAAACTGGAGAGGCCGTGGTCTACCACATGGCGGGACTGATCAAGCGCTTTCAAAAGGGTCGCCTCAGCATG GACACCCACGATGCGGATGCCAACTGCGATGGTCCCGATCTGGATTTCGTGTACTCCGATGTGGATGGCTACCAGAACGAGATTGCCGAGCTCTACAGCTACACGGAATTCAGTGAGTTCCAGTTGAATGTGAAGGCATTCGAGGATCAAATGGAACTCTACGATCTGCCGCCCAATTGGCAGAAACAGGACTCGGCTGCCCAGCGGGGTATTGTGATGAAGCTGGTGGACCAACTGGAGGTCTCCGATCGTTCCTTTCGTATGCAGGCCGCCCGCTGCATCCTCTATCTGGCCCAAGGATGCTGGGCGGAGGTGCAATCGGATGAAGAGCAGCACCAGATCACCAGGGACAATGTGTTGGTGCTCCATCAACTTGGCGTATTCGCCTCCTTCATTGACCTGCTCAACATGGAGATCGAGAGTGCCTGTTCCCCCGATATTGTGGCCGTGAAAATCACCAATGTCACGCTAGTCGACTCCACGGACATCCGGGTCATCCTCTCCGTGCTTTACATCATCACAGAGACCGTACGAGATGAGCGAGATCGTGGCAGCGAGGACTACAAAGAACTAGCCGAATCCTTTGCTCAGGAGATCAATTCCCCATTGCCAGATGGCGAATTGCTGGCCGTCAAGCTGCTCGGCATGATTACAAGGTTCTGCAGTGGCGCCGCCCCACAGTTTCCCATGAAGAAAGTGGTTCTGCTGCTATGGAAGGTCTCACTTTTGGGTCTGGGCGGCATGGATGTGCTCAAGAATCTCAAGAACGAGTACCGGCTGAAGGTGGGTCTGGAACCCATCACCGAGGATACCCTGGAGGTCACCAAATGCATGAGGGCCAGTTCACCACCCGCCACGGCCACTGATATTCTAGAAAACCAATATCCCAAAAGGAATTTCAA ACGCTCCCTGATGAAGCAGCGCTTCCTGGACGAACCGGAGCAGATCGACATGGAGATGAGTGGGAACGAGGGTCAGAGCAACAATGCCAACAATGGCAGTGGCAATGGCGGGAACGGAGAGGAGGAGCTCTCGCAGTACTACAGGCCATATGATGATCCCTCCTCGTCGGCCTCCACCACGTCGACGGCCAATCCCAATAACCAGCCCAGCCTGACGCAGCCGCCCGCTGCTGTGCCGCCAGTGCAGATCACA GCCCGCCTGCCCTGGACGCCCAAGGTGCGGCAGAAGGACATCGATCAGTTCCTGGATATTTCACGAAACAAGTTCATTGGTTATTCACTGATTGGCGACCATGAAAGTCTGGCCGGACTGCCGCAACCCATTCACGAGGGCTTCAAGACGCTGCAGCGACACATGTACATGAGTCTGGCCGATGTGCAGATCAAGAAGGAGGAGGATATTGCGAGGAATCCCATCTCCACGCACGAGGATGAGATCAAGCTGACCCCAGCGGAAGTACTCTACCAGGCTATATTGCCCAACCTGCCGCAGTATATGATTGCCTTGTTGAAAGTCCTACTCGCAGCCTCACCCACTTCCAAATCCAAGACGGAAAGCATCAACATAATGGCCGATGTGCTGCCCAAGAAGCTGCCGCAGACGGCCACGCAATCCACAAAGCTAACAGTCGACATGGGTCGGCACAAGGAGATCATTGTGAAGGCTGTTTCGGCTATTATCTTGCTCTACCTAAAGCACTTTAAGATTAACCATGTCTACCAGTTCGAGTTCATGTCCCAGCACTTGGTATTTGCCAACTGCATACCGCTGGTGTTGAAGTTCTTCAACCAGACAATCACGGAGTATGTGAACACAAAGAATTCCATACCCCTGCTGGATTTTCCCTCTTGTGTGATTGGTGAACAGCCGGATTTGAGTGGAGATAGCTTTGTGTACGGCGGAGAGATGTCCGATAAGCCATACTCCTGGCGGAATGTGTTCTCGTGCATTAATTTGCTGCGCATTCTCAACAAACTGATCAAATGGAAGCATTCGCGAGTGATGATGCTGGTGGTCTTCAAGTCGGCACCGATTCTGAAGAAGACTTTAAAGGTGCGTCATGCCATGATGCAGCTGTATGTTTTGAAATTGCTTAAGATGCAGACCAAGTACTTGGGCCGCCAGTGGCGCAAGTCAAACATGAAGACCATGAGTGCAATTTATTCCAAGGTAAGGCATCGCCTGAACGACGACTGGGCTTTTGGCAACGATCTGGAGTCGCGGCCGTGGGATTTCCAGGCGGAGGAGTGCACGCTGCGTGCCTGCGTGGATCGATTTAATTTGCGGCGCTATCCGGAGGCCACCCAGAAGTGTGGTAACAATGGCACGGCGGCCCAGAATGCGGAGAATGCCCAGCAATCGAACATGATGGCGGGCAACAATGGATGTGGTGGCAATAATGGCGAAGCCAATGGCTATGGCAACAacggaggcggcggcggtggcaacGGCGGTCataatcagcagcagcagcttaaCGATTATGGCGTCGAGGGTGGCTTTCCCAGTGACGAGATCCTCACGCACTCCGACTTTGCCTTCTTCGGCCATTCGGGCTGGTGGGATCGCAAGGTGGAGCTGACGGACTACTTCAAGGCCAACTATGCGGTGTGGCTGGAGGAGGAGGTCTACAATAGTCAGACCGACTGGGATGCCCTCTAG
- the LOC128259468 gene encoding uncharacterized protein LOC128259468 isoform X2, translating into MAGRSIAHFIFGSIAIALGSYIYFTMQIDMSANGDYKNAASIYEFTVKDTHGNDVSLDKYKGKVVLVVNIASKCGLTKNNYEKLTDLKEKFGERGLVILNFPCNQFGSQMPEADGEAMVCHLRDAKADIGEVFAKVDVNGDNAAPLYKYLKAKQTGTLGSGIKWNFTKFLVNKEGIPINRYAPTTDPMDISKDIEKLL; encoded by the exons ATGGCCGGCCGATCCATCGCGCACTTTATTTTCGGGTCCATAGCCATTGCTTTGGGCTCGTACATCTACTTTACCATGCAA ATCGACATGTCTGCTAACGGAGATTACAAGAACGCCGCCTCGATCTACGAGTTCACGGTGAAGGACACCCATGGCAACGATGTCTCGCTGGACAAGTACAAGGGCAAGGTGGTCCTGGTGGTGAACATCGCCTCCAAGTGTGGACTGACCAAGAACAACTACGAGAAGTTGACGGATCTGAAGGAGAAGTTCGGCGAAAGGGGTTTGGTCATCCTGAACTTCCCGTGCAATCAGTTTGGATCCCAGATGCCGGAGGCCGATGGCGAGGCCATGGTGTGCCATCTGCGCGACGCGAAGGCTGATATTGGCGAGGTCTTTGCCAAG GTCGATGTGAATGGCGATAATGCGGCGCCCTTGTACAAATATTTGAAGGCCAAGCAGACGGGCACTTTGGGCAGCGGAATCAAGTGGAACTTCACCAAGTTTCTGGTGAACAAGGAGGGCATTCCCATCAACCGATATGCCCCGACCACCGATCCCATGGACATATCCAAGGATATCGAGAAGTTGCTGTAG
- the LOC128259468 gene encoding uncharacterized protein LOC128259468 isoform X1, with product MSLRQFQNISRQALRCYSIRRTLGPALELSQGQRSGLRLCTVLLPVSCAATSASPAASSAAQYSTAAAIDMSANGDYKNAASIYEFTVKDTHGNDVSLDKYKGKVVLVVNIASKCGLTKNNYEKLTDLKEKFGERGLVILNFPCNQFGSQMPEADGEAMVCHLRDAKADIGEVFAKVDVNGDNAAPLYKYLKAKQTGTLGSGIKWNFTKFLVNKEGIPINRYAPTTDPMDISKDIEKLL from the exons ATGAGTCTCAGGCAGTTTCAGAACATTTCCCGCCAGGCCCTCAGGTGCTATTCAATCAGGCGGACCCTTGGCCCCGCCCTCGAGCTGAGTCAGGGTCAAAGGTCGGGGCTGCGCCTCTGCACCGTCCTTCTTCCCGTGAGCTGTGCGGCCACATCCGCTTCCCCAGCCGCCTCCTCAGCCGCCCAGTACTCCACAGCAGCTGCC ATCGACATGTCTGCTAACGGAGATTACAAGAACGCCGCCTCGATCTACGAGTTCACGGTGAAGGACACCCATGGCAACGATGTCTCGCTGGACAAGTACAAGGGCAAGGTGGTCCTGGTGGTGAACATCGCCTCCAAGTGTGGACTGACCAAGAACAACTACGAGAAGTTGACGGATCTGAAGGAGAAGTTCGGCGAAAGGGGTTTGGTCATCCTGAACTTCCCGTGCAATCAGTTTGGATCCCAGATGCCGGAGGCCGATGGCGAGGCCATGGTGTGCCATCTGCGCGACGCGAAGGCTGATATTGGCGAGGTCTTTGCCAAG GTCGATGTGAATGGCGATAATGCGGCGCCCTTGTACAAATATTTGAAGGCCAAGCAGACGGGCACTTTGGGCAGCGGAATCAAGTGGAACTTCACCAAGTTTCTGGTGAACAAGGAGGGCATTCCCATCAACCGATATGCCCCGACCACCGATCCCATGGACATATCCAAGGATATCGAGAAGTTGCTGTAG
- the LOC128259468 gene encoding uncharacterized protein LOC128259468 isoform X3 gives MSANGDYKNAASIYEFTVKDTHGNDVSLDKYKGKVVLVVNIASKCGLTKNNYEKLTDLKEKFGERGLVILNFPCNQFGSQMPEADGEAMVCHLRDAKADIGEVFAKVDVNGDNAAPLYKYLKAKQTGTLGSGIKWNFTKFLVNKEGIPINRYAPTTDPMDISKDIEKLL, from the exons ATGTCTGCTAACGGAGATTACAAGAACGCCGCCTCGATCTACGAGTTCACGGTGAAGGACACCCATGGCAACGATGTCTCGCTGGACAAGTACAAGGGCAAGGTGGTCCTGGTGGTGAACATCGCCTCCAAGTGTGGACTGACCAAGAACAACTACGAGAAGTTGACGGATCTGAAGGAGAAGTTCGGCGAAAGGGGTTTGGTCATCCTGAACTTCCCGTGCAATCAGTTTGGATCCCAGATGCCGGAGGCCGATGGCGAGGCCATGGTGTGCCATCTGCGCGACGCGAAGGCTGATATTGGCGAGGTCTTTGCCAAG GTCGATGTGAATGGCGATAATGCGGCGCCCTTGTACAAATATTTGAAGGCCAAGCAGACGGGCACTTTGGGCAGCGGAATCAAGTGGAACTTCACCAAGTTTCTGGTGAACAAGGAGGGCATTCCCATCAACCGATATGCCCCGACCACCGATCCCATGGACATATCCAAGGATATCGAGAAGTTGCTGTAG
- the LOC128259215 gene encoding myb-like protein Q gives MRMRGVLVLLLLVAWSQVEAATHVNISIAQQPATNPADVKYLEGSAPAELRAGPQRSDGDQDQQFQRIQSSSQSQQQQQQQMVQTQQQQQQPQQLSPRQGLGLQPPTHTVQGQPPMSKNGRVPRRRNQSRRPSIHQQPPVSHSGQFRQRNQQLRQNQEFERYIQSYHSHGPTVETVYESSNPTPQRYTQTRAGVTSSMDDAAPQKLVTIEGGHRSQQLRMFERQVAAPVANQGQSANVEVAPADSKPIYEPAQQGPIQTPSVSASSSSSAGGASASSSSSSASSSSSAPAPAAPSSDSSSGYDSSSSGFNPATSYNRPSYDPSGFNYEDAPEVDYQDQYPPELVDDGQGYEDYGGVSGYLPPAPPSRGYSPPQRPLVTKTIQIVQPALKAKKYEVRHPAIQKEFYDIEERVVIKPAGTLVVELEHPVAKIPKGETLLPLGHPHPAVASAYSNGNNGQTYGHNGEYRPSYEPASAGKDQQTTTIGSSVTTMPSYDQAPKDEYVESRLHQQQQQQPLGDVTDGQQKNSPPSFVTGVDAQGNAIKINSKHLSPNMVQRAEQPEQQDYPRSGGQRVVYQPRTNYNRQPYNQEDDDYFSGEYLPNVNAGKVENKPARLELAEVEDREEAEERPTQIIKHEHKIHLPPSQHNIYLGSSRTQVPLKERRIQEVPAQVSEIKPYLKNHMGPTVVYAKSQPPRSFYHKPSRQRIAEELDYSAPYSQMRFSPDGPASRLRQSHQMGYKSERLMEAPPKNQEKEEPKKEQNTHIQIQIANDQVASTITPDCDRATQQKSQRLVEAPANSEVSATQATPSAQAKSQPDVDVSQNGAAGHLKPNERVIAATAAPTDASATSETFHKRRIVINHPFQTVREVVEHEPFTNYHQIQVNEPAPPSHYHQAYYQPAAPQTHGSLVHFQTSSTHGNLFTPYG, from the exons atgAGGATGCGAGGAGTGCTGGTGCTCCTGCTGTTGGTGGCTTGGAGCCAAGTGGAGGCGGCCACCCATGTCAACATTTCGATTGCCCAGCAACCGGCCACAAATCCCGCGGATGTCAAGTACTTGGAGGGCAGTGCTCCGGCGGAACTGAGGGCAGGTCCTCAGCGGAGCGATGGAGATCAGGATCAGCAGTTTCAGCGCATCCAATCCTCATCGCAAtcccagcaacagcaacaacaacagatgGTTCAAacccaacagcagcagcagcaaccacaaCAGTTGTCCCCTCGCCAGGGATTGGGATTACAGCCACCAACtcacactg tgcAGGGTCAACCACCGATGTCCAAGAATGGACGAGTGCCCCGAAGGAGGAACCAAAGCAGACGCCCCTCGATCCACCAGCAGCCACCAGTGAGCCACAGTGGCCAGTTCCGGCAGAGGAATCAGCAGCTCCGCCAGAACCAGGAGTTCGAGCGGTACATCCAGTCCTACCACAGCCATGGACCCACTGTGGAGACG GTCTACGAGTCATCGAATCCCACCCCCCAGCGTTACACCCAAACCAGGGCCGGAGTAACATCCTCCATGGACGATGCTGCCCCCCAGAAATTGGTTACCATTGAAGGTGGTCATCGGTCCCAGCAGCTGAGGATGTTCGAGCGCCAGGTGGCCGCTCCCGTTGCCAATCAGGGTCAAAGTGCAAATGTGGAGGTGGCACCAGCGGACAGCAAGCCCATCTATGAGCCAGCTCAGCAGGGGCCCATTCAAACGCCCTCTGTGAGTGCCAGTTCGTCATCGTCGGCGGGAGGAGCCAGTgcctcctcatcctcatcctcagcCTCCTCTTCATCGAGTGCTCCTGCTCCGGCTGCTCCTTCATCAGATTCCTCCTCTGGCTATGATTCCTCCTCTTCCGGATTCAATCCAGCCACCAGTTACAATCGCCCAAGCTACGATCCCAGTGGCTTCAACTACGAGGATGCACCAGAGGTGGACTACCAGGATCAGTATCCCCCCGAGTTGGTGGACGATGGTCAGGGCTATGAGGACTATGGCGGCGTCTCGGGCTACCTGCCACCTGCGCCTCCTTCCAGGGGCTACAGCCCACCACAACGACCGCTGGTGACCAAAACCATTCAAATAGTTCAGCCTGCCCTGAAGGCCAAGAAGTACGAGGTGCGTCATCCGGCCATTCAAAAGGAGTTCTATGACATTGAGGAGCGGGTGGTGATCAAGCCGGCTGGCACTTTGGTGGTGGAACTGGAGCATCCGGTGGCTAAGATTCCCAAGGGGGAAACCTTACTGCCCCTGGGACATCCTCATCCCGCCGTGGCCTCTGCCTACAGTAATGGCAATAATGGTCAGACTTATGGCCACAACGGGGAGTACAGACCTTCGTATGAGCCAGCTTCAGCTGGCAAGGATCAGCAGACCACCACCATAGGCTCTAGTGTCACGACAATGCCCTCCTATGACCAGGCACCCAAGGACGAATATGTGGAGTCGCGActgcaccagcagcagcagcagcagcctttGGGCGATGTCACCGATGGTCAGCAGAAGAACTCCCCTCCCTCTTTTGTCACAGGAGTAGATGCCCAGGGTAACGCCATCAAGATCAACTCCAAGCACCTCTCACCCAATATGGTGCAGAGGGCAGAGCAGCCGGAGCAGCAGGATTACCCACGATCCGGAGGTCAAAGGGTGGTCTATCAGCCGAGGACCAACTACAATCGCCAGCCTTACAACCAAGAGGATGATGACTACTTCTCTGGGGAGTATCTGCCCAATGTAAATGCTGGCAAGGTGGAAAACAAGCCAGCTAGATTGGAATTGGCCGAAGTGGAGGATcgggaggaggcggaggagcgACCCACTCAGATCATCAAGCATGAGCACAAGATTCACTTGCCACCCTCGCAGCATAATATCTACTTGGGCAGCAGTCGAACCCAGGTGCCCCTCAAGGAAAGGAGAATCCAGGAGGTGCCTGCCCAGGTCTCGGAAATTAAACCCTATCTGAAGAACCATATGGGACCCACTGTAGTTTATGCCAAGAGTCAGCCTCCTAGGAGCTTCTACCACAAACCATCCAGGCAGCGAATTGCCGAGGAACTGGACTACAGTGCGCCCTATTCCCAGATGAGATTCAGTCCGGATGGGCCAGCCTCCCGCTTAAGGCAGTCCCATCAAATGGGTTACAAATCTGAGAGATTAATGGAGGCACCACCTAAAAATCAGGAAAAGGAGGAGCCCAAGAAGGAGCAGAATACGCACATACAAATCCAGATAGCCAATGACCAGGTGGCCAGCACTATAACGCCAGATTGCGATAGAGCAACGCAACAGAAGTCCCAGCGTTTGGTAGAGGCACCAGCCAATTCCGAGGTGTCCGCCACACAGGCCACTCCCTCAGCCCAGGCCAAGTCCCAGCCAGACGTGGATGTGTCCCAGAATGGAGCCGCTGGCCACTTGAAACCCAATGAGCGGGTCATTGCGGCCACTGCTGCGCCCACAGATGCCTCCGCCACCAGCGAGACCTTCCACAAGCGGCGCATCGTCATCAATCATCCATTCCAAACGGTGCGCGAGGTGGTGGAGCACGAACCCTTCACCAACTACCACCAGATCCAGGTGAATGAGCCCGCTCCTCCCTCGCACTATCATCAGGCGTACTATCAACCGGCGGCGCCACAAACCCACGGCAGTTTGGTCCACTTTCAGACTTCGTCCACCCATGGCAACCTATTTACTCCATATGGATAA
- the LOC128259216 gene encoding osteopetrosis-associated transmembrane protein 1, protein MKGYFVFVGFFLTLGCRFNLLLAVETPHCEKLVGDLGNGQSKFIYCATTKSVPVNLCIGCDLLYQELSKDYQNLIADVNCSKRYLNSDRINIVATTEGILTSLWQKANCDNCFRNEYWSKYDNKSLELQKCLETYKSDVVCSACKPYYLGLNEFYLKMEANVSGKVCFDLQDNMNRTRLNWSKTLNCCQREVKLTNFLIAVGVVVLLPIFTFYITAIVVTKRREANHGLLNDQEPLLDAPSTSTLITAALLSTPTVDPAVVSGQTEKIANVLSGASGAHQFDSSSDEEPPSRPKLLVSPESDYSNDDEPLGKPKRA, encoded by the exons atgaagggttattttgttttcgtggGGTTTTTCTTAACCCTCGGCTGCCGGTTTAACCTGTTGCTGGCCGTAGAGACGCCACACTGCGAGAAACTGGTGGGCGATTTGGGCAATGGCCAGAGCAAGTTCATCTACTGCGCCACCACAAAGTCGGTGCCCGTGAATCTCTGCATCGGATGCGATTTGCTTTACCAGGAGCTCAGCAAGGATTACCAGAACCTCATTGCGGATGTCAATTGCTCCAAGAGATACCTCAACTCGGACAGGATCAACATAGTGGCCACCACCGAGGGAATCCTCACCAGCCTGTGGCAAAAGGCCAACTGCGATA ATTGCTTCAGGAATGAATATTGGTCCAAATACGACAACAAATCCTTAGAATTGCAGAAGTGCTTAGAAACTTATAAATCCGATGTGGTTTGCTCAGCCTGCAAGCCATATTATCTTGGCCTAAACGAGTTCTACCTCAAAATGGAAGCCAATGTCAGTGGTAAAGTGTGCTTCGATCTGCAGGATAAT ATGAACCGCACCCGTTTGAACTGGTCCAAAACCCTAAATTGCTGTCAGCGAGAGGTGAAACTGACCAACTTCCTGATCGCTGTGGGCGTGGTCGTCCTGCTGCCCATTTTCACCTTCTACATCACGGCCATTGTGGTGACCAAACGGCGGGAGGCAAACCACGGATTGCTCAACGATCAGG AGCCTCTACTAGATGCTCCTTCAACTTCCACGCTTATCACGGCTGCCCTGCTGTCAACTCCAACCGTAGATCCCGCTGTAGTCTCAGGTCAAACGGAAAAGATAGCCAACGTTTTAAGCGGAGCTAGTGGAGCTCACCAATTTGACTCCTCCAGCGATGAAGAGCCACCATCGAGACCAAAACTCTTGGTTAGCCCAGAATCCGACTACTCCAATGATGATGAACCTCTGGGAAAACCCAAACGAGCTTAA
- the LOC128259217 gene encoding drosomycin-like, with product MMQIKYLFALIAVLMLVVLGSQQVDADCLSGRYRGPCAVWDNDTCRRVCREEGRPSGHCSASLKCWCEGC from the coding sequence ATGATGCAAATCAAGTACTTGTTCGCCCTCATCGCTGTCCTGATGCTGGTTGTCCTGGGATCCCAGCAAGTGGATGCCGACTGTCTATCCGGAAGATATAGGGGTCCCTGTGCCGTCTGGGACAATGATACCTGCCGTCGAGTGTGCAGGGAGGAAGGACGACCCAGTGGCCACTGCAGTGCCAGCCTCAAGTGCTGGTGCGAAGGATGCTGA